The following coding sequences are from one Chloroflexota bacterium window:
- a CDS encoding exonuclease domain-containing protein, translating to MMNQIYVSLDLEMTSPRAEEQEIIEIAAIKFRGDTVIDTWSTLVNPGRSIPFNIQILTGIKQADVDRAPKLPQVAGPLVKLVKDHPIVAHSVSSDLNCLQRKGITLTNPQIDTFELANILIPQLTNRSLAALAEHFHLEHTLQHRAAADALVTKELFVALTNLALELDISVIQEINHLTAKSSWPLRCFFLEIEKEKSRLAYNGTSIRQRLAAKEEGDNAILELLLLGEKYETLTPSERKKQLGESKLVEIFEPDGLLSKTLSSYEYRPQQIEMTKSIIKVFNEGGQLIVEAGTGTGKSMSYLMPAIYFAVENSEHIVISTNTINLQDQLYTKDIPQLKQILPLNFKTALLKGRSNYLCRRRFATLRHHPGLTEDEIATLVKILVWLQWTLTGDLAELNLTDTQKPVWAKIWSPAELCLGTRCPYNAKGTCFLYHARHQAEAAHLIIVNHALLLSDMVANSQILPDYRHLIIDEAHHFEDVATDQLGFNTTERDIYSYLDDLSQVLTPERRGGLLAEIKSCFHNSTVPATVQGDVEVLIQEIYGCINRARESTQRFYSTLNSFLRQHAQESRGYDTRLRLTRNTRSQPNWGGVEIAWDNLHLQLAEIQDKLAKIALTLEQMKGQAIAEYDESITEISASLLLNQTLQAQINAVVSNPSDNQIYWITGSGSNGEITLNAVPLRVGEILAKQLFATKETVILTSATLSIAGRFDYIKERLGLPYADELLLDSPFDYERSTLIYIPDDIPEPEKPHYQHHLQQAIMAICRATEGRALILFTSRAQLQQTHQSIRQPLERENILVLGHGLDGSSRQLLQTFKTNPRTILLGTNSFWEGIDVVGEALSVLIITRLPFAVPTDPVFAARSEMYEEPFNQYSVPQTILRFKQGFGRLIRSRTDRGIFIVLDRRLQTRPYGQFFLRSLPHCTLRYGPISNLPAAAADWLRRVVD from the coding sequence ATGATGAACCAAATCTATGTCTCACTTGACCTGGAAATGACCAGCCCACGAGCTGAGGAGCAGGAAATAATCGAGATCGCCGCCATAAAGTTTCGTGGTGATACCGTTATTGATACCTGGTCAACCCTGGTGAATCCGGGCCGCTCCATACCCTTTAATATCCAAATCCTCACTGGCATCAAGCAGGCCGATGTTGATCGGGCCCCAAAGTTGCCCCAGGTGGCTGGGCCATTGGTCAAGTTGGTCAAGGATCACCCTATTGTGGCCCACAGCGTATCCTCCGACCTCAATTGCCTTCAACGCAAGGGGATCACCCTGACTAACCCCCAAATCGATACGTTCGAATTGGCCAATATCCTTATTCCCCAGTTAACTAACCGTAGTCTAGCTGCCCTGGCCGAGCATTTTCACTTGGAACATACCCTACAACACCGCGCTGCGGCCGATGCGCTTGTTACGAAAGAGCTCTTCGTAGCCCTCACGAACTTGGCTCTCGAGTTAGATATCTCAGTGATACAAGAGATCAACCATCTTACGGCCAAGAGTAGTTGGCCGCTACGATGCTTCTTCCTGGAGATTGAGAAGGAGAAAAGTCGCCTGGCTTATAACGGTACCTCAATTCGCCAGAGACTGGCCGCAAAAGAGGAGGGCGACAACGCTATTCTGGAGTTGCTCCTCCTCGGTGAGAAATATGAAACCCTTACGCCTAGCGAACGAAAGAAACAGCTGGGGGAAAGCAAACTTGTTGAGATCTTCGAGCCAGATGGCTTACTGTCCAAAACGCTATCCAGCTACGAATATCGGCCGCAGCAGATTGAAATGACCAAATCCATCATAAAGGTCTTCAATGAAGGAGGACAGCTCATCGTGGAAGCCGGGACCGGCACGGGCAAATCGATGTCCTACCTGATGCCGGCCATCTATTTTGCTGTCGAGAACAGCGAACATATCGTCATCTCTACAAACACCATAAACCTTCAGGATCAGTTGTATACGAAGGATATTCCTCAGCTCAAACAGATCTTGCCCCTAAATTTTAAGACCGCTTTGCTGAAAGGACGTAGCAACTATCTGTGTCGGCGAAGGTTCGCCACGCTGCGGCATCATCCGGGACTTACTGAAGATGAAATAGCGACCCTGGTCAAGATTCTGGTCTGGCTACAATGGACCCTAACCGGAGACTTGGCTGAATTGAACCTCACCGATACCCAAAAACCAGTTTGGGCCAAGATTTGGTCTCCAGCTGAGCTGTGCCTCGGAACACGCTGCCCATACAATGCTAAAGGGACATGTTTTCTTTACCACGCTCGCCATCAAGCGGAAGCGGCACACCTCATTATCGTTAATCACGCTCTTTTGCTCTCTGATATGGTGGCCAACAGTCAGATACTTCCGGACTATCGCCACCTCATCATCGATGAGGCCCACCATTTCGAGGATGTGGCCACCGACCAGTTGGGATTCAACACTACAGAGCGGGATATTTACAGCTACCTGGACGATTTGAGTCAAGTTCTCACTCCCGAACGACGTGGCGGATTATTAGCTGAGATAAAGAGCTGTTTTCATAATAGCACCGTGCCGGCCACGGTACAGGGAGATGTAGAGGTACTGATTCAAGAAATCTACGGGTGCATCAACCGAGCCCGGGAATCAACCCAGCGCTTTTATTCGACCCTCAATAGCTTCCTGCGACAACACGCTCAGGAGAGTCGCGGCTATGATACCCGCTTACGCCTGACCAGAAACACCCGTAGCCAACCCAACTGGGGTGGAGTGGAGATCGCCTGGGACAATCTACATCTGCAATTAGCTGAAATCCAAGATAAGCTCGCTAAGATCGCCCTCACCCTCGAGCAAATGAAGGGACAGGCTATCGCCGAGTATGACGAATCGATCACAGAGATCTCAGCCTCACTCCTCCTCAACCAAACACTTCAAGCACAGATTAACGCCGTTGTTTCTAATCCTTCGGACAACCAAATCTACTGGATAACGGGCAGTGGCAGCAATGGGGAAATCACCCTCAACGCCGTGCCACTGCGCGTCGGTGAAATCCTGGCTAAGCAGCTCTTCGCTACAAAGGAGACGGTCATTCTTACCTCAGCCACACTCAGCATCGCTGGTCGTTTCGATTATATTAAGGAACGCTTGGGGTTACCTTACGCCGATGAGCTCCTCCTTGATTCACCCTTCGATTATGAACGCTCAACGCTGATTTACATCCCCGATGATATCCCAGAACCAGAGAAGCCGCACTACCAACATCATCTGCAACAAGCTATTATGGCCATTTGTCGAGCTACAGAGGGGCGTGCCCTTATACTCTTCACTTCGCGTGCTCAACTACAACAGACCCACCAATCTATTCGACAGCCTCTTGAGAGAGAGAATATCCTGGTTTTAGGACATGGACTTGATGGCTCATCACGACAGCTGCTCCAAACATTTAAGACTAATCCCAGGACAATTCTGCTCGGAACGAACAGTTTCTGGGAGGGGATTGATGTTGTTGGAGAGGCCTTGAGTGTTCTCATCATCACCCGACTGCCATTCGCCGTACCAACAGATCCCGTATTTGCCGCCCGCAGTGAAATGTATGAAGAGCCATTCAATCAGTATAGCGTTCCTCAAACAATTCTCCGTTTCAAACAAGGCTTTGGGCGGCTCATTCGCAGTCGGACAGACAGAGGGATATTCATTGTTCTCGATCGCCGCCTTCAGACAAGGCCATACGGACAGTTCTTCCTTCGCTCATTGCCTCACTGTACGCTCCGTTATGGCCCGATCAGCAACCTGCCGGCCGCCGCTGCCGACTGGCTGAGGAGGGTTGTTGACTAA
- a CDS encoding CehA/McbA family metallohydrolase, with amino-acid sequence MHLKEGQWYKGDLHCHSQHSDGVNTPAELIAQAISRGLHFLSITDHNTVSQILSLPEQVDSPIILIPGQEVSTYYGHCNVWGTREWIDFRARSDTEMNAIIKHAHSYSALVSVCHPKHLGPDWEYKEVKGYDCFEVWQAPWFRWNHESLHRWQKILNAGGRITAVGGSDLHRLPPTTVAAPYDLGTPTTWVQCSGEASLGAILEGIKQGSVFISENADGPQVFLTVSQEGHPASTVSLGKTLHLAGKARLHIKAYVLDGQGKTMRLVANGHTIAFIPISGQDFIHELTWEVEENTNLRLELFHLRGSDIRHEINMSALTNPVYIEVQTEP; translated from the coding sequence ATGCATCTGAAAGAGGGGCAGTGGTATAAGGGCGACCTGCATTGTCATAGCCAGCACAGCGATGGGGTCAACACGCCCGCTGAGTTGATCGCCCAAGCCATAAGCAGGGGACTTCATTTTCTCTCCATCACTGACCACAACACTGTTAGCCAGATTCTAAGCTTACCTGAGCAAGTCGATAGCCCGATTATACTGATTCCTGGACAAGAGGTAAGTACCTACTATGGCCACTGTAACGTCTGGGGGACAAGAGAGTGGATAGACTTCCGAGCGCGCTCAGATACAGAGATGAACGCAATTATCAAGCATGCCCATTCCTATAGCGCCCTTGTGTCTGTGTGCCACCCCAAACATCTTGGGCCTGATTGGGAGTACAAAGAGGTCAAGGGCTACGATTGTTTCGAGGTCTGGCAAGCCCCTTGGTTCCGCTGGAATCACGAGTCGCTGCACCGCTGGCAGAAAATCCTCAATGCAGGTGGACGGATAACGGCCGTTGGGGGTAGCGATCTTCATCGACTTCCCCCCACAACAGTCGCAGCACCTTATGACCTCGGCACACCGACAACCTGGGTCCAGTGCAGCGGGGAGGCATCGCTTGGGGCGATCCTAGAAGGAATCAAGCAGGGAAGTGTTTTCATTTCCGAGAATGCAGATGGACCCCAAGTATTCTTAACTGTGAGTCAAGAGGGGCACCCCGCTTCTACCGTCTCCCTTGGCAAGACCTTACACCTAGCCGGGAAGGCGAGGCTGCACATAAAGGCATACGTGCTTGATGGACAAGGCAAAACTATGCGACTCGTAGCCAATGGTCACACCATTGCCTTTATCCCCATCAGCGGACAGGATTTTATCCACGAACTGACCTGGGAGGTGGAGGAGAATACTAATCTACGTCTTGAGCTATTCCATCTTCGGGGGAGCGATATAAGGCACGAGATCAACATGAGCGCGCTGACCAATCCCGTGTATATCGAAGTGCAAACCGAACCCTGA